From a region of the Cucumis sativus cultivar 9930 chromosome 6, Cucumber_9930_V3, whole genome shotgun sequence genome:
- the LOC105434450 gene encoding LOW QUALITY PROTEIN: pollen-specific leucine-rich repeat extensin-like protein 1 (The sequence of the model RefSeq protein was modified relative to this genomic sequence to represent the inferred CDS: deleted 1 base in 1 codon), with amino-acid sequence MASLHRKQANHACFLIILFLFFSLPSFSISLSEAEASYLTRRQLLTLKNYDELPLDFQYELDIPDTFPNERLKKAYRALQAWKLAVYSDPQNMTANWVGADVCSYTGVFCAPALDDPKIEVVAGIDLNHGDIAGHLPPELGLLTDLALFHINSNRFCGIIPSSFSNLVLMFEFDVSNNRFVGHFPLVVLEWPSAKYLDLRYNDFEGEIPSTLFTKDFDAIFLNNNRFNSLIPDTIGNSTVSVVSFANNEFHGCIPSTIGQMSNLNQILFLGNKLSGCFPPEIGNLVNLTVFDVSNNDFIGQLPESLSSLQNLEIMDVSNNELRGSVSGGLCKLPKLANFTFSFNYFNGEDAACATSKGSEKLFDDSQNCLANRPMQKDANKCSTVLKKSVDCGNCGGGSSSPGVPSTFEDPYDQSPSPRYRSPPPPVTSPPKSVDTPVSEVDTPPSPIETSIPSSPPSPIESSPPTSVPSSPPPLVHSPPPPVSSPPPPVHSPPPPVSSPPPPVSSPPPPPPVSSPPPPVHSPPPPVSSPPPPVHSPPPPVFSPPPPVHSPPPPVFSPPPPVHSPPPPVSSPPPPVHSPPPPVFSPPPPVHSPPPPVSSPPPPVQSPPPPVSSPPPPPVFSPPPPVLSPPPPVSSPPPPVLSPPPPVLSPPPPVNSPPPPVQSPPPPVNSSPPPSFEDVILPPNIGFEYASPPPPLFPGY; translated from the exons ATGGCTTCTCTTCATAGAAAGCAAGCTAACCATGCTTGctttcttattattctttttctcttcttctctctcccatctttctctatctctctctctgaAGCCGAAGCTTCATATCTTACTCGTCGTCAACTATTGACTCTCAAAAACTATGATGAACTCCCCCTTGACTTTCAATACGAACTCGACATTCCTGACACTTTCCCAAACGAGAGGTTGAAGAAAGCTTATAGAGCCCTTCAAGCCTGGAAATTAGCTGTTTATTCCGACCCACAAAACATGACTGCCAATTGGGTAGGCGCCGATGTTTGTTCTTACACCGGCGTCTTCTGTGCTCCGGCGCTCGATGACCCAAAAATTGAGGTTGTGGCTGGCATTGATTTGAACCATGGTGACATTGCAGGACACTTGCCTCCGGAACTTGGGCTTTTGACCGATTTGGCTCTCTTCCATATTAACTCTAACCGATTCTGTGGGATCATTCCTTCTAGCTTCTCCAACCTTGTACTCATGTTTGAGTTTGATGTCAGCAACAACCGCTTCGTTGGCCATTTTCCTCTCGTTGTCCTCGAATGGCCGAGTGCGAAGTACCTCGATCTCAGATACAATGACTTCGAAGGAGAAATCCCCTCCACACTTTTCACCAAGGACTTCGATGCCATCTTCCTAAACAACAATAGATTCAATTCCCTAATCCCTGACACCATCGGAAACTCCACCGTCTCCGTTGTCTCCTTCGCCAACAACGAATTCCATGGTTGCATTCCTAGCACTATTGGCCAAATGTCTAACCTCAACCAAATTCTCTTCCTCGGCAACAAGCTCAGCGGCTGTTTCCCACCTGAGATCGGAAACCTAGTCAATCTCACAGTCTTTGACGTCAGCAACAATGACTTCATAGGTCAATTGCCGGAATCCTTGTCTAGCCTCCAAAATTTAGAGATTATGGACGTTAGCAACAATGAATTG AGAGGCTCTGTCTCTGGAGGCCTTTGTAAGTTGCCTAAATTGGCTAACTTCACCTTCTcctttaattactttaatgGAGAAGATGCGGCATGTGCTACATCTAAAGGATCAGAGAAGCTCTTTGACGATAGTCAAAATTGTTTGGCAAATCGACCTATGCAGAAAGATGCAAACAAATGTAGCACTGTCTTGAAGAAATCAGTGGACTGTGGAAATTGTGGTGGTGGGTCGAGTTCTCCTGGTGTGCCGTCGACCTTTGAGGATCCATATGATCAGTCTCCATCGCCAAGATATAGGTCTCCACCACCACCAGTGACCTCTCCACCAAAATCGGTTGACACCCCTGTCTCAGAAGTGGATACTCCACCATCTCCCATTGAGACCTCTATTCCTTCGTCACCACCATCTCCAATTGAGTCTTCACCACCAACCTCAGTTCCATCCTCACCACCACCCCTAGTTCATTCCCCACCACCGCCGGTCTCCTCTCCTCCACCCCCAGTTCATTCTCCGCCACCACCGGTTTCCTCTCCGCCACCACCAGTCTCCtctcctccaccaccaccaccggTCTCCTCTCCTCCACCACCAGTTCACTCCCCACCACCACCTGTCTCCTCTCCTCCACCACCAGTTCACTCCCCGCCACCACCTGTCTTCTCTCCTCCACCACCAGTTCACTCCCCGCCACCACCTGTCTTCTCTCCTCCACCACCAGTTCACTCTCCGCCACCACCGGTCTCCTCTCCTCCACCACCAGTTCACTCCCCGCCACCACCGGTCTTCTCTCCTCCACCCCCAGTTCACTCCCCTCCACCACCGGTCTCTTCTCCTCCACCACCAGTTCAATCCCCGCCACCACCAGTCTCTtctcctccaccaccaccagTCTTCTCTCCTCCACCACCAGTTCTCTCTCCACCTCCACCAGTCTCCTCTCCTCCACCACCAGTTCTCTCCCCACCTCCTCCCGTCCTCTCTCCACCACCACCTGTTAACTCACCACCCCCACCAGTCCAGTCTCCACCACCACCTGTCAATTCTTCTCCGCCGCCATCATTCGAGGATGTAATCCTTCCACCAAATATCGGTTTCGAATACGCATCACCGCCTCCACCACTGTTTCCCGGCTACTGA
- the LOC116404739 gene encoding uncharacterized protein LOC116404739, with amino-acid sequence MKDLGSLNYFLGLEVSHRSDGYLLSQAKYASDLIARSGITYSNTSSTPLDPHVHLTPFDGVPLDDASLYRQLVGSLIYLTVTRSDIAYVVHIVSQFMATPRTIHFTDVLRILRYVKGTLGHGLQFSSQSSLVLYGYSDADWARDPTDRRSTTGYCFYLGDSLISWRSKKQSVISRSSTESEYHALADATAELIWLRWLLADMGVPQHGPTLLHCDNRSAIQIAHNDVFHERTKHIENDCHFVRHHLLSNTLLLRSVSTIEQPADIFTKALPSNRFCQLLTKLKLIVTLPP; translated from the coding sequence atgaaagaccTTGGATCTCTTAACTACTTTCTCGGTCTTGAAGTCTCTCACCGTTCAGATGGTTATCTGTTATCTCAAGCGAAATATGCATCTGATCTGATAGCTCGCTCAGGAATTACATACTCCAACACATCTTCAACACCGTTAGATCCCCATGTCCATCTAACTCCATTTGATGGAGTTCCTCTTGATGATGCAAGCTTGTATCGGCAACTTGTTGGCAGTCTTATATACCTAACAGTGACTCGCTCAGATATTGCATACGTTGTTCATATTGTCAGCCAATTTATGGCTACTCCTCGAACAATTCATTTCACTGATGTTCTACGCATACTTCGCTATGTCAAAGGAACCTTGGGACATGGTCTCCAGTTCTCCTCTCAGTCTTCCCTTGTGTTGTATGGATAttctgatgctgattgggcTAGGGATCCTACTGATCGACGATCCACCACAGGATACTGTTTTTACTTAGGTGATTCTCTCATCTCATGGCGTagtaagaaacaaagtgtTATCTCTCGCTCAAGTACGGAATCTGAATATCATGCTCTGGCTGATGCTACAGCTGAACTTATATGGCTTCGGTGGCTCCTTGCTGATATGGGTGTCCCTCAACATGGTCCTACCCTCCTCCATTGTGACAATCGTAGTGCCATTCAGATTGCTCACAATGATGTGTTTCATGAACGTAcaaaacatattgaaaatgaCTGTCACTTTGTTCGTCACCACCTCTTAAGCAACACCCTCCTCTTACGTTCTGTTTCTACTATTGAACAACCTGCGGATATCTTCACCAAAGCTTTGCCATCTAATCGGTTCTGTCAATTACTTACCAAACTCAAGTTGATCGTCACTCTaccaccttga
- the LOC101221132 gene encoding uncharacterized protein LOC101221132 codes for MASQADYMDKMQLRQNYRNFWHTDLTGTIAASPPYCCFSVFCSPCVSYLLRKRALYDDMSRYTCCGGYMPCSGKCGEKHCPEACLCTEVFCCFANSVASTRFMLQDEFNIQSTECDNCIIGFMLCLSQLACICSIIACLLGSEELQEASDLITCLSNLVYCSVCACMQTQHKIEMDKRDGKFEPQLPPMAVPLTQQMSRIDQPIPAPVGGYPPPPVYGQPFGHLPPPVVQGYPPQPRPTPTHLAQGYPHPPLFQGYPPSGYPQHPPPGHCK; via the exons ATGGCGTCGCAGGCTGATTACATGGATAAAATGCAACTTCGTCAGAATTACAGAAATTTCTGGCATACTGATCTCACGGGCACCATTGCTGCCAGTCCACCTT ATTGTTGCTTTTCTGTATTCTG TTCCCCATGTGTTTCTTACCTTCTGCGCAAACGAGCTCTTTACGATGATATGTCGAG ATACACATGCTGTGGTGGCTACATGCCTTGCAGCGGCAAATGTGGAGAAAAGCACTGCCCTGAAGCTTGTCTATGCACTGAG GTTTTCTGTTGCTTTGCTAATTCAGTTGCATCAACACGTTTCATGTTGCAAGACGAGTTCAATATACAGTCAACAGAATGTGATAACTGCATCATT GGCTTTATGTTGTGCCTCTCACAACTGGCTTGCATATGCTCCATAATTGCTTGCTTGCTTGGAAGTGAAGAACTTCAAGAGGCCTCAGATTTAATTACCTGTTTATCTAATCTTGTATACTGCTC TGTCTGTGCATGTATGCAG ACACAACACAAAATTGAGATGGATAAAAGAGATGGCAAGTTTGAACCTCAATTACCACCCATGGCTGTGCCTCTCACACAGCAAATGTCTCGTATCGATCAGCCTATTCCTGCCCCTGTTGGTGGATATCCTCCTCCTCCGGTATATGGACAACCATTCGGGCACCTACCCCCTCCTGTGGTTCAAGGCTACCCACCGCAGCCACGACCAACACCCACTCACCTGGCTCAAGGCTACCCGCACCCTCCTCTATTTCAAGGCTATCCACCATCTGGTTATCCTCAGCATCCGCCTCCGGGCCATTGCAAGTGA
- the LOC101221370 gene encoding LOW QUALITY PROTEIN: pollen-specific leucine-rich repeat extensin-like protein 3 (The sequence of the model RefSeq protein was modified relative to this genomic sequence to represent the inferred CDS: inserted 2 bases in 1 codon) has translation MFNTATTHFTMASLHRKQAHHACFLIILFLFFSLPSFSVSLSEAEASYLTRRQLLTLKNHYELPDDFQYELDIADTFPNERLKKAYVALQAWKLAVYSDPQNMTANWVGADVCSYTGVFCAPALDDPKIEVVAGIDLNHGDIAGHLPPELGLLTDLALFHINSNRFCGIIPSSFSNLVLMFEFDVSNNRFVGHFPLVVLEWPSAKYLDLRYNDFEGEIPSTLFTKEFDAIFLNNNRFNSLIPETIGNSTVSVVSFANNEFHGCIPSTIGQMSNLNQILFLGNKLSGCFPPEIGNLVNLTVFDVSNNDFIGQLPESLSSLQNLEIMDVSNNELRGSVSGGLCKLPKLANFTFSFNYFNGEDATCATSKGSEKLFDDSQNCLANRPMQKDANKCSTVLKKSVDCGNCGGGSSSPGVPSTFEDPYDQSPSPRYRSPPPPVVTPPSPSETSVPSSPPSPIESSPPISTPSPPPPVNSPXHTPVHSPPPPVHSPPPPVHSPPPPVHSPPPPVHSPPPPVYSPPPPIHSPPPPVYSPPPPVHSPPPPVYSPPPPVHSPPPPVYSPPPPVHSPPPPVYSPPPPVRSPPPPVYSPPPPPVQSPPPPTASPPPPPSHDSSPPPSFEDVILPPNIGFQYASPPPPLFPGY, from the exons ATGTTCAACACAGCGACGACCCATTTCACCATGGCTTCACTTCACAGAAAGCAAGCTCACCATGCTTGctttcttattattctttttctcttcttctctctccccTCTTTCTCTGTCTCTCTCTCAGAAGCCGAAGCTTCATATCTTACTCGTCGTCAACTATTGACTCTCAAAAACCATTATGAACTCCCCGATGACTTTCAATACGAACTTGACATTGCTGACACTTTCCCAAACGAGAGGTTGAAGAAAGCTTATGTAGCCCTTCAAGCGTGGAAATTAGCTGTTTATTCCGACCCACAAAACATGACTGCCAATTGGGTAGGCGCCGATGTTTGTTCTTACACCGGCGTCTTCTGTGCTCCGGCGCTCGATGACCCAAAAATTGAGGTTGTGGCTGGCATTGATTTGAACCATGGTGACATTGCAGGGCACTTGCCTCCGGAACTTGGGCTTTTGACCGATTTGGCTCTCTTCCATATTAACTCTAACCGGTTCTGTGGGATCATTCCTTCTAGCTTCTCCAACCTTGTACTCATGTTTGAGTTTGATGTCAGCAACAACCGATTTGTTGGCCATTTTCCTCTCGTTGTCCTCGAATGGCCGAGTGCGAAGTACCTCGATCTCAGGTACAATGACTTTGAAGGAGAAATCCCCTCCACACTCTTCACCAAGGAGTTCGACGCCATCTTCCTAAATAACAATAGATTCAATTCTCTAATCCCTGAAACCATTGGAAACTCTACCGTCTCCGTTGTCTCTTTTGCCAACAACGAATTCCATGGCTGCATTCCAAGCACCATTGGCCAAATGTCTAACCTCAACCAAATTCTCTTCCTCGGCAACAAGCTCAGCGGCTGTTTCCCACCTGAGATCGGAAACCTAGTCAATCTCACAGTCTTTGACGTCAGCAACAATGACTTCATAGGTCAATTGCCGGAATCCTTGTCTAGCCTCCAAAATTTAGAGATTATGGACGTTAGCAACAATGAATTGAGAGGCTCTGTCTCTGGAGGCCTTTGTAAGTTGCCTAAATTGGCTAACTTCACCTTCTcctttaattactttaatgGAGAAGATGCGACATGTGCTACATCTAAAGGATCAGAGAAGCTCTTTGACGATAGTCAAAATTGTTTGGCAAATCGACCTATGCAGAAAGATGCAAACAAATGTAGCACTGTCTTGAAGAAATCAGTGGACTGTGGAAATTGTGGTGGTGGGTCGAGTTCTCCTGGTGTGCCGTCGACCTTTGAGGATCCATATGATCAGTCTCCATCGCCAAGATATAGGTCTCCACCACCTCCGGTTGTGACTCCACCATCTCCAAGCGAGACCTCTGTTCCATCATCACCACCGTCTCCAATTGAGTCTTCACCACCAATCTCGACTCCATCCCCACCACCCCCTGTCAACTCTCC CCACACCCCTGTTCACTCACCACCACCACCGGTTCACTCTCCACCACCCCCCGTCCACTCTCCACCCCCACCAGTCCATTCTCCACCTCCACCGGTCCATTCTCCACCGCCTCCCGTTTATTCTCCACCTCCACCGATCCATTCTCCACCACCACCCGTTTACTCTCCACCCCCACCGGTCCATTCTCCACCTCCACCGGTGTACTCTCCACCTCCACCAGTCCATTCTCCACCACCACCTGTGTACTCTCCACCCCCACCAGTCCATTCTCCACCACCACCTGTGTACTCTCCACCCCCACCAGTCCGTTCTCCACCACCACCTGTGTACTCTCCACCGCCACCACCAGTTCAATCTCCACCACCTCCAACTGCATCTCCTCCTCCGCCTCCCTCTCATGATTCTTCACCACCACCCTCATTTGAAGACGTAATCCTCCCACCAAATATCGGCTTCCAATATGCATCACCGCCTCCACCTTTGTTTCCCGGTTACTGA
- the LOC101220424 gene encoding E3 ubiquitin-protein ligase RHA1B — protein sequence MGFPVGCTEVFFPTIFLHLLSLLDVLKFLILSLFRLLGLPEFLPSDNLPPELQFPLNPPPSALLLRELLPVVKFSDLPNPPERCAVCLYEFEGAEEIRWLTNCKHIFHRRCVDSWMDHDHDTCPLCRTPFVPDEMMDEFNQRLWAASGIAETFETDFNSVLG from the coding sequence ATGGGCTTTCCCGTGGGTTGCACCGAAGTTTTCTTCCCCACCATATTCCTCCACCTCCTCTCCCTCCTCGACGTTCTCAAATTCCTCATCCTCTCCCTCTTCCGCCTCCTCGGCCTACCCGAATTCCTCCCCTCCGACAATCTACCTCCGGAACTCCAATTTCCCCTCAACCCTCCCCCGTCGGCCCTACTCCTCCGCGAACTCCTCCCGGTGGTGAAATTCTCCGATCTGCCAAACCCGCCGGAGAGATGCGCGGTTTGCTTGTACGAGTTCGAGGGGGCGGAGGAGATCCGGTGGCTAACGAATTGCAAGCACATATTCCACCGGAGGTGTGTGGATAGTTGGATGGATCATGATCATGACACTTGTCCACTTTGTAGAACGCCGTTCGTGCCTGATGAGATGATGGATGAATTTAATCAACGGCTGTGGGCTGCCTCCGGTATCGCTGAGACTTTTGAGACGGACTTCAACTCCGTTTTAGgatag